One Erpetoichthys calabaricus chromosome 8, fErpCal1.3, whole genome shotgun sequence DNA segment encodes these proteins:
- the LOC114656087 gene encoding zinc finger BED domain-containing protein 4-like, translated as MEKTVAILAPFEELTKKVSSYDALASDVIPAVTVLVRLLNRETDEDHGVKTMKATLLAAVKKRFSDVETNPLYFISTILDPRYKDRFFSNNTAPEAKLHLKQELQMMSRAEAEGSRAEAAEPPAKLFLKAQASTSSSLDTVFEEIAKEQPQAAQPLAAGAAIELDTYLGEAPSPRDDSPLKYWGVNKIRFPTLAKMAQKYLSAPCSSVESERLFSSVSHIIDENRNRLTADNAEKLLFLKKTCHSLFLNRLH; from the exons ATGGAGAAGACTGTTGCCATCCTCGCCCCCTTTGAGGAACTAACTAAAAAAGTGAGCAGCTACGACGCACTAGCCTCTGATGTCATCCCAGCTGTGACTGTGCTAGTGAGACttctaaacagagaaacagaCGAGGACCACGGCGTCAAGACAATGAAAGCAACCTTACTGGCAGCTGTCAAGAAGCGCTTCAGTGACGTCGAGACCAACCCACTGTACTTCATCTCCACCATACTTGACCCAAG GTATAAAGATCGCTTCTTCTCCAACAACACTGCTCCGGAGGCCAAGCTGCACCTGAAGCAGGAGCTGCAGATGATGTCCAGAGCTGAGGCAGAGGGGAGTCGGGCAGAAGCTGCAGAACCTCCTGCTAAACTGTTCCTCAAGGCCCAGGCCAGCACTAGCAGCAGTCTGGacactgtatttgaagaaatcGCTAAGGAGCAGCCCCAGGCAGCACAGCCGCTGGCAGCAGGTGCTGCCATTGAGCTCGACACATACCTCGGAGAGGCCCCAAGCCCTCGTGATGACAGTCCTCTGAAGTACTGGGGTGTCAACAAAATCAGGTTCCCCACTTTGGCTAAAATGGCCCAGAAATACCTCTCAGCCCCATGTAGCAGTGTGGAAAGTGAAAGGCTTTTTAGCTCAGTGTCACACATTatagatgaaaacagaaacaggCTGACTGCTGATAATGCAGAAAAgctacttttcttaaaaaaaacctGCCACTCACTTTTTCTAAATAGGCTCCATTAA